Proteins from a genomic interval of Quercus robur chromosome 9, dhQueRobu3.1, whole genome shotgun sequence:
- the LOC126698286 gene encoding DNA-directed RNA polymerases II, IV and V subunit 6A-like, producing MADEDYNDLDMGYEDEPPEPEIEEGAEEDLENNANEDVPGDLVEGEDKEEPEPVERPRKTSKYMTKYERARILGTRALQISMNAPVMVELEGETDPLEIAMKELRQRKVPFTIRRYLPDGSYEDWGVDELIVEDSWKRQVGGD from the exons ATGGCCGATGAAGATTACAATGATTTGGACATGGg ATATGAGGATGAGCCACCAGAGCCCGAGATCGAG GAAGGTGCAGAGGAGGATCTAGAGAATAATGCCAATGAAGACGTTCCTGGAGACCTCGTTGAAGGTGAGGATAAAGAAGAGCCGGAACCAGTTGAACGTCCTCGTAAGACCTCTAAATATATGACAAAATATGAGCGCGCTAGAATATTGGGTACCCGTGCTCTGCAGATCag TATGAATGCACCTGTGATGGTCGAGTTGGAGGGTGAAACTGATCCACTTGAG aTTGCAATGAAGGAGCTTCGTCAGCGGAAAGTACCCTTCACCATCCGCCGCTACCTGCCAGATGGAAG TTATGAAGACTGGGGAGTTGATGAATTGATTGTGGAAGACTCATGGAAGAGGCAAGTGGGGGGCGATTGA
- the LOC126698287 gene encoding uncharacterized protein LOC126698287: MFKGNVGQSDSTCNHSYQSHPSQLAVDEALSRSLENMNFGTAAGNKNVSYRNNPFGSNYAEYQGSINPDRMSYEVGSPMETTAFCMVWSEFINISSVEPVHDKPRNFGLLNANFVV, encoded by the exons ATGTTTAAGGGAAATGTTGGTCAATCGGATTCAACTTGTAATCACAGTTATCAAAGTCACCCCTCACAATTAGCTGTGGATGAAGCTCTATCCAGATCCTTGGAGAATATGAACTTTGGAACTGCAGCTG GGAACAAGAACGTTAGTTACAGAAACAATCCTTTTGGATCAAATTAT GCTGAATATCAAGGTAGTATCAATCCAGATCGAATGAGTTATGAGGTAGGTTCACCAATGGAGACTACAGCCTTTTGTATGGTGTGGTCTGAGTTTATTAATATTTCTTCTGTAGAACCTGTTCATGACAAACCAAGAAATTTTGGCCTCCTCAATGCAAACTTTGTTGTATGA